In Acidobacteriota bacterium, the following proteins share a genomic window:
- a CDS encoding DASS family sodium-coupled anion symporter → MLDNNIATGVPLPQLTPAEERFEAIRQKLGYIIAPLLFITLLLIPMPGLKPEAHRLAAIMAAIITLWITEALPMPVTALLGATACVVLRVAPAKEVFAPFADPLMFLFIGSFIIARAIFLHHLDRRLAFGVLSIKAVGARPARILFAFGAVTAFISAWISNTATTAMMFAIGMSILAFLFEKGKETGKELSYRYATGLMLMTSFSASIGGLATPIGTPPNVIGLGFIKQLLGIEFPFFKWMTIGAPVVTVLFLFLFFYLNKLCKAGVKEIDGSVELITREKEKLGAWTTGQKSTLTAFCVTVVLWVVPGLIALFAGDSSNTYKFINGSVPEAVAALTGAVLLFFLPGNAGERAINWHQAVEIDWGVVLLYGGGFALGVLSFQTGLAEAVGKGLTGMLPISGNFGLLVASTVIAVIVSETTSNTASANMVVPVVIAIAKAAGSDPLEPALGATFGASLGFMLPVSTPCNAIVYGSGYIPLGKMVRYGILLDVVGTVVIIALVKFLVPFLR, encoded by the coding sequence TTGCTCGACAATAACATTGCAACGGGAGTTCCGCTTCCCCAACTCACGCCCGCCGAGGAACGCTTTGAAGCGATTCGGCAAAAACTCGGCTACATCATCGCGCCTTTGTTATTTATCACGTTGCTGCTGATTCCGATGCCCGGACTCAAACCCGAAGCCCATCGTCTGGCAGCGATTATGGCGGCAATCATCACGCTGTGGATTACCGAAGCTTTGCCGATGCCGGTGACGGCGCTGCTTGGCGCAACCGCCTGTGTGGTGCTGCGTGTGGCTCCCGCCAAAGAGGTCTTTGCGCCGTTTGCCGACCCGTTGATGTTTCTCTTCATCGGTTCATTCATCATTGCCCGGGCGATTTTTCTGCATCATCTCGACCGCAGGTTGGCTTTCGGGGTGCTCTCCATCAAAGCGGTTGGCGCGCGTCCGGCGCGCATTCTCTTTGCCTTCGGCGCAGTCACGGCGTTTATTTCCGCGTGGATTTCCAATACCGCAACCACTGCGATGATGTTTGCGATTGGCATGTCCATCCTCGCTTTCCTGTTTGAAAAAGGCAAAGAGACCGGCAAGGAGTTAAGTTACCGCTATGCCACAGGCTTGATGCTGATGACTTCGTTTTCCGCATCAATCGGCGGACTTGCGACTCCCATCGGCACGCCGCCCAATGTCATCGGTCTTGGGTTTATCAAACAACTGCTCGGCATCGAATTCCCGTTTTTCAAATGGATGACCATTGGTGCGCCTGTCGTTACTGTGCTTTTTCTGTTTCTCTTTTTTTACTTGAATAAATTGTGCAAAGCCGGAGTCAAAGAGATTGACGGCAGTGTCGAGTTGATTACCCGCGAAAAAGAGAAACTCGGCGCGTGGACGACCGGGCAAAAATCCACGCTGACGGCTTTTTGTGTCACCGTGGTGTTGTGGGTAGTGCCGGGGTTGATTGCGCTGTTTGCCGGCGATTCGAGCAATACTTATAAATTCATCAACGGCAGTGTGCCCGAAGCGGTTGCGGCGCTCACCGGCGCAGTCCTGCTCTTTTTCTTACCGGGAAACGCTGGCGAAAGAGCCATCAACTGGCATCAGGCAGTGGAAATTGACTGGGGCGTGGTCTTGCTTTACGGCGGCGGGTTTGCGCTTGGCGTGCTGTCGTTTCAGACCGGGCTTGCCGAAGCGGTCGGCAAAGGGTTGACGGGAATGCTGCCGATTAGCGGAAATTTCGGCTTGCTCGTGGCTTCAACGGTCATCGCGGTTATCGTTTCGGAAACCACCTCGAACACGGCGTCGGCGAACATGGTGGTGCCGGTGGTGATTGCCATTGCCAAAGCCGCAGGCAGCGACCCGCTGGAACCGGCTCTGGGAGCCACTTTCGGGGCAAGCCTCGGATTTATGCTGCCGGTTTCGACGCCCTGCAATGCGATTGTTTACGGTTCGGGCTATATACCGCTCGGCAAAATGGTGCGCTACGGCATCTTGCTTGATGTTGTGGGAACCGTCGTGATTATCGCGCTGGTCAAATTTCTGGTTCCTTTTTTGCGCTAA
- a CDS encoding transglycosylase SLT domain-containing protein, protein MSQFKIKNLINRRLISFTLQSLLAFVCAVTPMTASCQRAGNPEQAMQALGELLESKAGKPSSTDLAQIESRYPQTRAASLARFLRGYLAYTSQNYSAAVDAFDARVIGANTALGDYTYFFRAESEAASGARKEALRDYTQLFTKIADSLKAREARLRAAEMMIGLNDAKGAIKELTEMVEANDAEAIFITGQAYETLNQTNKAADLYRVIYYDIAATPVASKAEDRLNALGLAPKTNPAGFDSEKKRADKFFEARQYWDAAQAYENLVKTYPDGERLDEVQLRRGISLVESKQPAQAVLPLTKVTNRNADQQADAWFYLARALRSSNRAGESAVTVDRLITQFPKYRRNPEALNEMANYLDKASRAAEAAAAKRKLVGLFSKSEFAAEASYELGAYAYQLKNYAEAARLLEQHLMNYRYPETKFIGEACFLVAKSQEKLGNRARALAFYEIAAQRYQYGYDGIISNRRAAAIRAAGVGKAEQSADIDRIRRNATYVETLKETSEDADAIRIARFDDLTAIWIDELGLKELNKALENAPTSPRLNLRLAEHYAKRGDNFQATIILRRGYPDIYSYKDGDIPQAAWEIMFPLFHWETIKQEARRYGIDPYLAAALIRQESVFNPNAISRVGARGLMQLMPATGQLVSKQQGNGSITANDLLNPDLNIKLGMNYLAQMIGQLGRFEYAAAGYNAGPGRAKRWVAERGSLDMEDWIESIPFSETRGYVKSILRYAANYRRFYKQ, encoded by the coding sequence ATGTCGCAGTTCAAAATTAAAAATCTCATCAACCGTCGCCTGATTTCTTTTACTTTGCAAAGCCTGCTGGCTTTTGTTTGCGCGGTCACGCCGATGACCGCTTCTTGTCAGCGCGCCGGCAATCCCGAACAGGCGATGCAGGCGCTGGGCGAGTTGCTTGAAAGCAAAGCCGGTAAACCGAGTTCGACCGATTTAGCGCAAATCGAATCGCGCTATCCGCAAACCCGCGCCGCCTCGCTGGCGCGTTTCCTGCGCGGCTATCTCGCTTACACCTCGCAAAACTATTCGGCGGCGGTTGACGCTTTCGATGCGCGAGTCATCGGCGCAAACACTGCGCTTGGTGATTACACCTATTTCTTCCGCGCCGAAAGCGAAGCCGCGAGTGGCGCGCGCAAAGAAGCGCTGCGCGATTACACGCAACTCTTTACGAAAATTGCCGATTCATTGAAAGCCCGCGAAGCCAGACTTCGCGCAGCCGAAATGATGATTGGACTGAACGACGCGAAAGGCGCAATCAAAGAACTCACAGAAATGGTCGAAGCTAATGACGCCGAAGCGATATTCATTACCGGGCAAGCCTATGAAACGCTCAATCAAACCAACAAAGCTGCTGACCTCTATCGCGTCATCTATTACGATATTGCCGCAACCCCTGTAGCCAGCAAAGCCGAAGACCGCTTGAATGCGCTGGGACTCGCGCCGAAAACCAACCCTGCGGGATTTGATAGCGAGAAAAAACGCGCCGATAAATTTTTTGAAGCCCGGCAGTATTGGGATGCCGCTCAAGCTTATGAAAATCTGGTTAAGACTTACCCGGACGGCGAACGCCTTGATGAAGTGCAACTCCGTCGCGGCATCAGTCTCGTAGAAAGCAAACAACCCGCGCAAGCCGTTTTGCCTTTAACTAAAGTCACCAATCGCAACGCCGACCAGCAAGCCGACGCCTGGTTTTATCTGGCGCGGGCTTTGCGCTCATCAAATCGCGCGGGCGAATCGGCAGTCACGGTTGACCGCCTGATTACGCAATTCCCGAAATATCGTCGCAACCCTGAAGCCTTGAATGAAATGGCGAATTATCTGGATAAAGCCTCACGCGCGGCAGAAGCGGCAGCGGCAAAACGCAAACTCGTCGGTTTATTTTCTAAGAGTGAATTTGCCGCCGAAGCCTCTTATGAACTCGGCGCATATGCCTATCAACTGAAAAACTATGCCGAAGCGGCGCGCCTGCTCGAACAACACTTGATGAATTATCGCTACCCGGAAACCAAGTTCATCGGTGAAGCCTGTTTTCTTGTCGCCAAATCTCAGGAAAAACTCGGCAATCGCGCGCGCGCCCTGGCGTTTTATGAAATCGCCGCCCAACGTTATCAGTATGGTTATGACGGCATTATCTCGAACCGTCGGGCGGCGGCTATTCGCGCGGCGGGCGTTGGCAAAGCCGAGCAATCGGCGGACATTGACCGCATACGCCGCAATGCCACTTATGTTGAAACGCTTAAAGAAACCTCTGAAGATGCAGATGCCATTCGCATTGCGCGATTTGATGATTTAACCGCCATCTGGATTGATGAGTTGGGCTTGAAAGAGTTGAACAAGGCGCTGGAAAACGCCCCGACTTCGCCGCGACTCAATTTGCGACTTGCCGAACATTACGCAAAGCGCGGCGATAATTTTCAGGCGACGATTATTTTGCGGCGCGGCTACCCGGATATTTATTCATACAAAGATGGCGATATTCCCCAAGCCGCCTGGGAAATCATGTTCCCACTGTTCCACTGGGAAACCATCAAACAGGAAGCGCGACGTTATGGTATTGACCCGTACCTTGCCGCCGCTTTAATTCGACAAGAGAGCGTTTTCAATCCCAATGCAATTTCGCGGGTCGGCGCGCGCGGCTTGATGCAGTTGATGCCGGCAACCGGGCAATTGGTTTCCAAACAGCAAGGCAATGGTTCGATAACCGCAAACGACCTGCTCAATCCCGATCTCAATATTAAACTGGGAATGAATTATCTGGCGCAGATGATTGGCCAACTCGGACGTTTTGAATATGCGGCTGCCGGATACAACGCCGGCCCCGGTCGCGCCAAACGTTGGGTAGCCGAACGCGGGTCATTAGACATGGAAGACTGGATTGAATCGATTCCCTTCTCTGAAACACGCGGTTATGTCAAAAGCATTTTGCGATATGCTGCCAACTATCGCCGGTTTTATAAACAGTAA
- a CDS encoding tetratricopeptide repeat protein, protein MKKFFFKSILVYCLLALFVSSTFAQRKSTSAARAAGSLTVTTGQPKSVIFINGVRHGVTNEQGVAEIKRVWAGAFTARVRSIGFTDWTGRVVIVANKANTLKVTQKPTTDEALTHYQKGEDLRDSGKNADAMKEFQQAVALRPVFPEARIAMVRSAMALQDYQEAEKQIELAKKNYGRPHPEAYVVLGNLRRNQGLVDEAIAAYKRAITLAFGKSFEAHIGLGIALDEQEDFDGAIKAYRTGIMQDMETEPILYYQLAEICEKAERTKEAIEAYQKYIQLDPEGEFASAAESVIKQLKEAKQ, encoded by the coding sequence GTGAAAAAATTCTTCTTCAAAAGCATATTGGTTTATTGTTTACTCGCTCTATTTGTTTCTTCAACATTCGCGCAACGCAAATCGACAAGCGCGGCGCGCGCCGCAGGGTCGCTTACCGTAACTACAGGTCAACCGAAATCGGTCATCTTCATCAACGGTGTGCGCCACGGCGTCACCAATGAACAAGGGGTTGCCGAAATCAAGCGGGTGTGGGCAGGCGCGTTTACTGCGCGTGTGCGAAGCATCGGCTTTACCGATTGGACGGGCAGAGTCGTGATTGTCGCCAACAAAGCGAATACGTTGAAAGTCACGCAGAAACCGACGACCGATGAGGCATTGACTCATTATCAAAAAGGCGAAGATTTGCGCGATAGCGGTAAAAACGCCGATGCCATGAAAGAATTTCAACAGGCTGTCGCCTTGCGTCCGGTGTTTCCCGAAGCGCGCATTGCGATGGTGCGCTCAGCGATGGCTTTGCAGGATTATCAGGAAGCCGAAAAGCAGATTGAACTGGCGAAGAAAAATTATGGTCGCCCACACCCGGAAGCTTACGTGGTGCTTGGCAACCTGCGCCGCAATCAAGGGCTGGTTGATGAAGCCATCGCGGCTTACAAACGAGCGATCACCCTGGCGTTTGGCAAGTCTTTTGAAGCCCATATCGGTTTAGGCATTGCGCTTGATGAACAGGAAGATTTCGATGGCGCAATCAAAGCTTACCGCACAGGCATTATGCAGGACATGGAAACCGAGCCGATTCTCTATTATCAACTCGCAGAGATTTGTGAAAAAGCCGAGCGCACCAAAGAAGCCATCGAAGCTTATCAAAAATATATTCAACTCGACCCCGAAGGCGAATTCGCTTCTGCCGCCGAATCGGTCATCAAACAATTAAAAGAAGCCAAGCAGTAA
- the kdpF gene encoding K(+)-transporting ATPase subunit F yields the protein MNIEYAISAVIAVGLLIYLLYALLKPEKF from the coding sequence ATGAATATCGAATACGCCATCAGTGCAGTAATCGCGGTAGGGTTGTTGATTTATCTGCTCTACGCCTTACTCAAACCTGAAAAGTTCTAA
- the kdpA gene encoding potassium-transporting ATPase subunit KdpA: MTINGLLQFLIFFLALLAVTKPLGVYMARVFSGESTFPGKVFFPLERLIYRLCRIDEKREQSWVTYTVAMLLFNLAGLLLTYLIQRLQYYLPLNPQGLSGVPADLAFNTAVSFTTNTNWQAYGGESTMSYFTQMAGLAFHNFVSAATGIVLAIAFVRGIARREARTLGNFWVDVTRATLYLLLPLSFIGALVFVSQGVVQNFSPYTKAALVEPQPIENPNEDGTTSNATITEQTIAQGPVASQEAIKQIGTNGGGFFNANAAHPFENPTPLSNFFSMFAIFAIPAGLTYTLGRLTGNQKHGWAVFAAMAILFVVGFFVTYHFEAQGNPIFSQHNITQATVEQSGVEQAGGNMEGKEVRFGIMNSALYATATTDASCGAVNSMHDSYTPLGGMMPLVNIMLGEVIFGGVGAGLYGILVMVVLTVFIAGLMVGRTPEYLGKKIEAKDVKMAMLYTLVFALSILAFSAWASVASYGASTINNAGPHGLSEIVYAYSSATGNNGSAFAGITVNTFWYNTTLGLAMLIGRFLMIIPMMAIAGNLAAKKITPSSAGSFPVHTPLFVSLLIGVIIIVGALTFFPMLSLGPIVEHFLMHGGTTF; the protein is encoded by the coding sequence ATGACCATCAATGGGCTATTACAATTTCTAATTTTTTTCCTGGCGCTGCTGGCGGTGACCAAACCGTTGGGCGTTTATATGGCGAGAGTCTTTTCCGGCGAATCCACTTTTCCAGGTAAAGTTTTTTTTCCTCTCGAACGGTTGATTTATCGGCTCTGTCGGATTGACGAAAAGCGTGAACAAAGCTGGGTGACCTACACCGTCGCCATGCTGCTCTTTAACCTTGCAGGCTTGTTGCTCACCTACCTGATTCAACGCCTGCAATATTATCTGCCGTTGAATCCGCAAGGACTCTCAGGGGTTCCGGCAGACCTCGCCTTCAACACGGCTGTGAGTTTTACGACCAACACCAACTGGCAAGCTTATGGCGGCGAATCGACCATGAGCTACTTCACACAGATGGCGGGGCTTGCTTTTCATAATTTTGTTTCGGCAGCGACAGGCATTGTCCTCGCCATCGCCTTTGTTCGCGGCATCGCCAGACGTGAAGCCCGGACGCTCGGTAATTTCTGGGTAGATGTGACGCGCGCCACGCTTTACCTGCTGTTGCCGCTGTCGTTCATCGGCGCGCTGGTTTTTGTTTCGCAAGGTGTAGTGCAAAATTTCAGCCCTTACACTAAAGCCGCGCTTGTCGAACCACAACCAATCGAAAACCCAAACGAAGACGGCACCACTTCAAACGCAACCATCACCGAACAAACCATCGCGCAGGGACCGGTGGCTTCGCAGGAAGCCATCAAACAAATTGGCACCAACGGCGGCGGATTTTTTAATGCCAATGCCGCGCATCCTTTTGAAAACCCAACACCGCTATCGAACTTCTTTTCGATGTTTGCGATATTCGCGATTCCTGCGGGACTCACTTACACGCTTGGACGCCTGACCGGCAATCAAAAACATGGTTGGGCGGTGTTTGCGGCGATGGCGATTTTATTTGTTGTGGGGTTCTTTGTCACTTATCACTTCGAGGCGCAAGGCAATCCGATTTTCAGTCAACACAACATCACACAAGCGACGGTTGAACAAAGCGGCGTCGAACAAGCGGGCGGCAATATGGAAGGCAAAGAGGTGCGGTTCGGGATTATGAATTCGGCGCTCTATGCTACGGCAACTACTGATGCGTCATGCGGCGCGGTCAATTCCATGCACGATTCCTACACCCCGCTTGGCGGCATGATGCCGCTGGTCAATATTATGCTCGGTGAAGTGATTTTTGGCGGCGTCGGCGCGGGACTCTACGGCATTCTGGTGATGGTCGTGCTTACGGTGTTTATCGCGGGACTGATGGTCGGGCGCACGCCGGAATATCTCGGTAAAAAAATCGAAGCCAAAGATGTGAAGATGGCGATGCTCTATACGTTGGTCTTTGCGCTATCCATCCTGGCGTTTTCGGCGTGGGCAAGTGTTGCGTCTTATGGGGCATCGACAATCAACAATGCGGGCCCGCACGGACTTTCGGAAATCGTTTACGCCTATTCGTCAGCGACCGGTAATAACGGTTCGGCATTTGCAGGCATCACGGTCAACACGTTCTGGTACAACACGACATTGGGACTGGCAATGTTGATTGGGCGATTTTTGATGATTATTCCGATGATGGCAATTGCCGGAAATCTGGCAGCCAAAAAAATCACGCCTTCATCGGCGGGGAGTTTTCCGGTTCATACACCGCTGTTCGTTTCTCTGCTGATTGGTGTGATTATCATCGTCGGCGCATTGACCTTTTTCCCGATGCTATCGCTTGGTCCCATCGTCGAACACTTCCTGATGCATGGAGGAACCACATTTTGA
- the kdpB gene encoding potassium-transporting ATPase subunit KdpB, producing the protein MSDKAQKRPLFDPAIVKRAIKDSFIKLNPKLVAKNPVMFVVEIGSILTTVLIIRDIAVGNTANLLFTIQVALWLWFTVLFANFAEAMAEGRGKAQADTLRKAKTETIAHRIVKDVSDGGINDIQTEAVPAPKLKKGDLVLVRAGEFIPGDGEVVEGVASVDESAITGESAPVIRESGGDRSSVTGGTRVLSDWIKIRITSNPGETFLDRMIALVEGAERQKTPNEIALNILLAGLTIIFILAVVTLLPYAIYSVDQSNAAGIFKPAEPPTITVLVALLVCLIPTTIGGLLSAIGIAGMDRVIQHNVLAMSGRAVEAAGDVNTLLLDKTGTITLGNRQATEFIPVPGVNEQQLADAAQLSSLSDETPEGRSIVVLAKTKYGLRGRELAAHEAEFIPFTAQTRMSGVDFDGRSIRKGAADTVSAFVKEKGGNIPAELQQVIERIASAGGTPLVVADNHRALGVIYLKDIVKGGMRERFEQLRKMGIKTIMITGDNPLTAAAIAREAGVDDFLAEAKPQDKMDLIKREQAAGKLVAMTGDGTNDAPALAQSDVGVAMNSGTMAAKEAGNMVDLDSNPTKLIEIVEIGKQLLMTRGALTTFSIANDVAKYFAIIPAMFSTLYALTGAKAGPLAALNIMKLATPESAILSAVIFNALIIIALVPLALKGIKYRPLGAAAVLRRNLLIYGAGGIVIPFIGIKLIDLIITAIGLA; encoded by the coding sequence ATGTCAGACAAAGCACAAAAAAGACCTTTATTCGACCCGGCGATTGTTAAACGGGCAATCAAGGATTCATTCATCAAATTGAATCCCAAGTTAGTAGCCAAAAATCCTGTGATGTTCGTTGTTGAAATCGGCAGCATTCTGACGACCGTTTTGATTATTCGCGACATTGCTGTCGGCAATACCGCCAATCTTTTGTTTACCATTCAAGTCGCCTTGTGGTTGTGGTTCACCGTGCTGTTTGCCAATTTCGCCGAAGCGATGGCAGAAGGGCGCGGCAAAGCACAGGCGGATACCTTGCGCAAAGCCAAGACCGAAACTATCGCTCACCGCATTGTCAAAGATGTAAGTGATGGCGGCATCAATGATATTCAAACCGAAGCCGTGCCCGCGCCTAAGTTGAAAAAAGGTGATCTGGTTTTGGTTCGCGCCGGTGAGTTTATTCCCGGCGATGGCGAAGTCGTTGAAGGCGTCGCCTCCGTCGATGAATCGGCAATCACAGGGGAAAGCGCGCCGGTCATTCGCGAATCGGGCGGCGACCGTTCATCGGTCACCGGTGGCACTCGTGTGCTGTCGGACTGGATAAAAATCCGCATCACTTCAAATCCCGGCGAAACTTTTCTCGACCGCATGATTGCGCTTGTCGAAGGCGCAGAGCGACAAAAAACCCCGAATGAAATTGCCTTAAACATTCTGCTCGCGGGATTGACGATTATTTTTATCTTAGCGGTCGTCACCCTTTTGCCTTATGCGATTTATAGTGTCGATCAATCGAACGCCGCAGGAATTTTTAAACCCGCCGAGCCGCCAACCATCACCGTGTTGGTTGCCTTGTTAGTTTGCCTGATACCGACGACTATCGGCGGCTTGCTTTCAGCAATCGGTATCGCGGGAATGGACAGAGTCATTCAACACAATGTGCTGGCAATGTCCGGGCGTGCCGTCGAAGCTGCGGGCGATGTGAATACCTTATTGCTCGATAAAACCGGAACCATTACGCTCGGCAATCGTCAGGCTACGGAATTCATCCCGGTGCCGGGCGTTAATGAACAACAACTGGCAGACGCCGCGCAACTTTCGAGCCTTTCGGATGAGACCCCCGAAGGTCGGTCAATCGTGGTGCTGGCAAAAACCAAATATGGTTTGCGAGGTCGCGAGCTTGCCGCGCACGAAGCCGAGTTTATTCCCTTCACCGCGCAGACGCGCATGTCGGGCGTCGATTTCGATGGTCGTTCGATTCGCAAAGGCGCGGCAGATACCGTGAGCGCCTTTGTTAAAGAAAAAGGCGGCAACATCCCTGCGGAACTTCAGCAAGTCATTGAACGCATCGCCAGCGCCGGAGGTACGCCGCTCGTGGTTGCCGATAATCATCGCGCCCTCGGCGTCATTTATCTGAAAGACATTGTCAAAGGCGGTATGCGCGAACGTTTTGAACAACTCAGAAAAATGGGCATTAAAACCATTATGATTACCGGCGATAATCCGCTCACTGCCGCAGCCATTGCCCGCGAAGCCGGGGTTGATGATTTTCTTGCCGAAGCCAAACCGCAAGACAAAATGGATTTAATCAAACGCGAACAGGCGGCAGGCAAACTCGTCGCAATGACCGGCGATGGCACCAATGACGCGCCCGCGCTGGCGCAATCGGATGTTGGCGTGGCGATGAATTCAGGGACGATGGCAGCAAAAGAAGCGGGCAACATGGTTGACCTCGATTCCAACCCGACGAAGTTGATTGAAATCGTTGAGATTGGCAAACAGTTATTGATGACGCGCGGCGCGCTCACGACCTTTTCGATTGCCAATGATGTAGCGAAATATTTTGCGATTATCCCGGCGATGTTTTCGACGCTTTATGCGTTGACGGGCGCAAAAGCGGGACCGCTGGCGGCGCTCAATATCATGAAATTGGCAACCCCGGAATCGGCAATTTTATCGGCGGTGATTTTCAACGCGCTGATTATCATTGCCCTGGTGCCGCTGGCGCTCAAAGGCATCAAGTATCGTCCGCTCGGCGCAGCGGCAGTTTTAAGACGCAATCTGTTAATTTATGGCGCGGGCGGCATCGTCATTCCGTTTATCGGCATTAAATTGATTGATTTGATTATCACGGCGATTGGCTTGGCTTAA
- the kdpC gene encoding potassium-transporting ATPase subunit KdpC — protein sequence MTKQIFPAMMLTVVLTVIVGVIYPLAVTGVAQLFFREKAQGSLIVKNGKVIGSRLIGQPFSGAGYFHSRPSAAGNGYDAGASGGTNLSSTSAKLLDEKIKPLAQRLSEQNHGKAIPVDLVTSSASGLDPHITPAAAEFQVPRVARERGISESEIRKLVLSYTEHRTFGLLGEPRVNVLLLNLALDDLSKR from the coding sequence ATCACGAAACAAATTTTTCCGGCAATGATGTTGACAGTGGTTTTAACCGTGATTGTCGGCGTCATCTATCCGTTGGCGGTTACAGGCGTCGCGCAACTTTTTTTTAGGGAGAAAGCCCAGGGCAGCCTGATTGTAAAAAACGGCAAAGTCATTGGTTCGCGACTGATCGGGCAACCGTTTTCCGGTGCGGGATATTTTCATTCGCGTCCATCGGCTGCGGGCAATGGATATGATGCGGGCGCATCGGGCGGCACCAATCTTTCGTCAACAAGCGCGAAATTGCTGGATGAAAAAATCAAGCCCCTGGCGCAAAGATTAAGTGAACAAAATCACGGCAAAGCGATTCCGGTTGATCTGGTTACGTCATCGGCTTCGGGACTCGACCCGCATATCACACCCGCAGCGGCAGAATTTCAAGTGCCGCGAGTTGCTCGCGAACGCGGCATAAGCGAAAGCGAAATTCGCAAACTGGTTCTATCCTATACTGAACATCGCACCTTCGGACTGTTAGGCGAACCCCGCGTCAATGTACTGCTACTGAATCTCGCGCTCGATGATTTAAGCAAACGATGA